From the Paenibacillus sp. FSL H8-0548 genome, one window contains:
- a CDS encoding AraC family transcriptional regulator produces the protein MISLELRIPPLPQFITVGHAIWKPGDCHFKRSFNVYDVVFVKEGALYLSEDESEYEVVSGQMLVLEPGRTHHGYRRCEVNTEVYWVHFIHEMPLRSLSASEIEWSRQLVKGTIRDLVPMEQFMYLPKYSAVEGLNLYPILDEMCDIFQSNGLAQALPLHILLSQLFYELQKLLRERPRARSIILCERMLDYLRRNAMNEFRANHLEEELHYHFDYLSRCFRKHTGMSPLQYVHQIKLEKAKSLLEQTDLPIQVVGEQSGLPDTNYFIRLFKQKVGMTPRKYRNTKRDQCLKV, from the coding sequence ATGATAAGCCTAGAGCTGAGAATACCGCCACTTCCGCAATTTATTACAGTGGGACATGCCATATGGAAACCGGGAGACTGCCATTTCAAACGCAGTTTTAACGTATATGATGTTGTGTTCGTCAAAGAAGGAGCGCTATACCTATCTGAGGATGAATCGGAGTATGAAGTAGTTTCTGGGCAGATGTTAGTCTTGGAGCCTGGCAGGACACATCATGGATATCGTCGATGTGAGGTGAATACGGAAGTTTACTGGGTACATTTTATACATGAAATGCCTCTTCGATCTCTATCAGCCTCAGAAATCGAATGGTCTCGCCAATTAGTAAAGGGGACGATTCGAGACCTTGTTCCGATGGAGCAATTCATGTATCTTCCTAAGTATAGCGCTGTCGAAGGTCTGAATCTGTATCCCATTCTGGACGAGATGTGTGATATATTTCAGTCGAATGGACTCGCTCAAGCATTGCCTCTTCATATATTACTTTCACAGCTTTTTTATGAGCTCCAGAAATTGCTACGTGAACGTCCTCGAGCACGCTCGATCATATTGTGTGAGAGAATGCTGGACTATTTACGTCGAAACGCTATGAATGAGTTCCGTGCGAATCATCTAGAGGAGGAATTGCATTATCATTTCGATTACTTGTCTCGTTGCTTTCGCAAGCATACAGGAATGAGCCCGCTGCAGTATGTTCATCAAATAAAGCTGGAAAAGGCGAAGTCGCTGCTCGAGCAAACCGATCTCCCCATTCAAGTGGTAGGGGAGCAGTCCGGGTTGCCTGATACAAACTATTTCATTCGTTTATTTAAACAGAAGGTGGGAATGACCCCTAGAAAGTATAGAAACACTAAGCGAGATCAGTGCTTGAAGGTTTAA
- a CDS encoding arsenate reductase family protein, which yields MSKERQLTMIQYPKCGTCRTALKSLQSKGNDVQSRHIVEDTPTAEELKIIVANSGLELKKFFNTSGDVYRELGLKDKLAAMSEDEKYALLASNGMLIKRPIVTDGKKVTVGYKEDQYEEAWNNGKG from the coding sequence ATGTCGAAGGAACGGCAATTAACCATGATACAATATCCTAAATGCGGAACTTGCAGAACCGCTCTCAAATCGTTGCAGAGCAAAGGAAACGACGTTCAGTCCCGTCATATTGTCGAGGATACGCCTACGGCGGAAGAGCTGAAGATTATCGTTGCGAACAGCGGTTTGGAGCTGAAGAAGTTTTTCAATACCTCAGGTGACGTATATAGAGAGCTTGGCTTGAAGGACAAGCTAGCCGCGATGTCAGAGGATGAGAAGTATGCGCTGCTTGCGTCTAACGGTATGCTCATTAAGCGGCCGATCGTAACTGACGGCAAGAAGGTAACCGTAGGCTACAAGGAAGATCAGTATGAGGAAGCTTGGAATAACGGAAAAGGGTGA
- a CDS encoding helix-turn-helix domain-containing protein produces MIGERIKSLREKKGYSITKLADLAGVSKSYLSYIERNMQNNPSLQVMAKIAAPLDSNIEYLLGEEHLPKIHADETLDEEWRSIIKEAVEEGMSKGDFQALKDLIRSNIWKNGRANTNGYSSDQKNSSNIIILHIDN; encoded by the coding sequence ATGATTGGGGAACGGATTAAGAGTCTACGGGAAAAAAAGGGCTATTCGATAACGAAGCTTGCCGACCTAGCAGGCGTATCCAAGTCCTACTTAAGCTACATTGAAAGAAATATGCAGAATAACCCTTCTCTCCAGGTAATGGCGAAAATAGCGGCTCCATTGGATTCTAACATTGAATACTTGCTCGGAGAAGAGCATTTACCGAAAATTCATGCTGATGAAACACTTGATGAGGAATGGCGCTCTATTATTAAAGAAGCAGTGGAAGAGGGGATGAGTAAAGGTGATTTCCAGGCATTAAAGGACTTGATTCGTTCTAATATATGGAAGAACGGTCGAGCGAATACAAATGGCTACTCCAGCGATCAAAAGAATTCATCAAATATTATCATTCTACATATCGATAATTGA
- a CDS encoding beta-galactosidase trimerization domain-containing protein, protein MRFRQVHLDFHTSEAIQRIGSEFNKKQFQDMLQAGHVDSITVFSKCHHGWAYHPSQANEIHPHLSFDLLGEMIAAAHEIDVKTPVYLSAGLDEKLARIHPEWLIRDQQDRTNWVSGFMSPGYHQFCFNSPYLEILTEQVKEVVRSYDADGIFLDIVGVRECYCHNCVTSIRTRGQDPRDLQAMKILWEDTYRNYTQRMREAVDSFKPGLPVFHNGGHITRGRRDLAQMNSHLEVESLPTGGWGYDHFPLSARYAQTLGMEFLGMTGKFHTSWGEFGGFKHPNALRYEASLSLANGARCSIGDQLHPLGLMDTATYELIGRAYAEVEAKEAWCSDTSNVADVALLTLEAVDSHGSADTEKPRTSLSDAGAVRILLEGNMLFDVVDLDADFHAYQVLILPDYVKVTGKLASKLQHFVAAGGKILATGMSGLNEEASAFVLDLGVKWLGSNPYKPHYFRPDVSLNTLSPTANVIYSEGQRVGAAGGTVLGVSEDSYFNRDIFTFCSHQHTPNRPEPAGPAMVEGPDGIYMAWNLFEEYATYGSLVLKEAALFALKRLLPNQTLSTSLPAQGIVTLQQQKQERRWINHLLYASPVKRGQHIEVIEDILPVYNTTVSVRVPSNVQRVYLAPQMESLGFAQQEGLVTYTLPVLECHQMVVLQFD, encoded by the coding sequence ATGAGGTTTAGACAGGTTCATCTTGATTTTCATACTTCAGAAGCCATCCAAAGAATTGGAAGCGAATTCAATAAGAAGCAGTTTCAGGATATGCTGCAAGCAGGCCATGTGGATTCCATTACCGTTTTCTCGAAATGTCATCACGGCTGGGCTTACCATCCGAGTCAAGCGAATGAGATTCATCCACATCTAAGCTTCGATCTATTAGGCGAGATGATAGCTGCCGCACATGAAATTGACGTGAAAACGCCAGTCTATCTCTCTGCTGGCTTGGACGAGAAACTGGCCCGCATACATCCGGAGTGGTTGATTCGTGATCAACAAGATCGAACGAACTGGGTTAGCGGATTCATGTCACCTGGCTACCATCAATTTTGCTTCAATTCCCCTTATTTAGAAATTTTGACGGAACAAGTGAAAGAAGTTGTCCGGTCTTATGACGCAGACGGCATATTTCTTGATATTGTGGGAGTTAGAGAATGCTACTGTCATAACTGTGTGACATCCATCCGCACAAGGGGGCAAGATCCAAGGGATTTGCAGGCCATGAAGATATTATGGGAGGATACTTATCGGAATTACACGCAGCGTATGCGTGAAGCTGTAGATAGCTTTAAGCCTGGTCTTCCTGTCTTTCACAATGGTGGTCACATTACGCGTGGCCGTAGAGATTTGGCACAGATGAACTCCCATTTGGAGGTGGAATCGTTGCCGACGGGAGGTTGGGGCTATGATCATTTTCCATTATCGGCTCGATATGCGCAGACACTTGGTATGGAGTTCCTTGGCATGACCGGAAAGTTCCATACTTCCTGGGGAGAATTTGGGGGATTTAAGCATCCCAATGCACTTCGATACGAAGCATCACTTAGCTTGGCGAATGGAGCGCGCTGTTCGATTGGCGATCAACTTCATCCACTCGGTCTAATGGATACAGCGACTTATGAATTAATTGGAAGAGCCTATGCGGAAGTGGAAGCTAAGGAAGCTTGGTGTTCCGATACTTCCAATGTAGCCGATGTCGCTTTACTGACGCTCGAAGCAGTAGATTCTCATGGGAGCGCAGATACTGAAAAACCACGAACCTCGTTGTCTGATGCGGGTGCTGTTAGGATTTTACTCGAAGGAAACATGTTATTTGATGTCGTGGATTTGGATGCGGATTTTCATGCCTATCAAGTGTTGATCCTCCCTGATTATGTGAAGGTTACCGGCAAGCTTGCGAGCAAACTTCAGCATTTCGTTGCGGCAGGAGGTAAAATTTTAGCAACGGGAATGTCTGGATTGAACGAGGAAGCATCGGCATTCGTGCTGGACTTGGGTGTTAAGTGGTTGGGAAGCAACCCGTACAAGCCGCACTATTTCCGCCCGGATGTTTCTTTGAATACACTCTCGCCTACTGCAAATGTCATTTACTCCGAAGGTCAGCGGGTGGGGGCTGCTGGCGGCACCGTACTTGGGGTTAGCGAGGATTCTTATTTCAACCGTGATATCTTCACCTTCTGTTCTCATCAGCACACGCCGAACCGTCCTGAGCCAGCTGGTCCTGCAATGGTGGAGGGGCCAGATGGGATCTACATGGCATGGAATCTGTTTGAAGAATATGCGACCTATGGGAGTTTAGTATTAAAAGAGGCAGCTCTGTTTGCACTGAAGCGACTCCTGCCTAATCAAACCCTGAGTACCAGCCTACCCGCTCAAGGAATCGTAACGCTTCAGCAGCAGAAGCAAGAACGACGCTGGATCAATCATTTGTTATATGCTTCACCAGTCAAGCGCGGTCAACATATCGAAGTCATTGAAGACATTTTGCCGGTGTACAATACAACGGTTTCAGTGCGTGTCCCTTCCAATGTCCAACGTGTATATTTGGCTCCTCAGATGGAAAGCCTTGGTTTTGCTCAGCAGGAGGGTCTTGTTACTTACACGCTACCTGTATTAGAGTGTCATCAAATGGTAGTGTTACAGTTCGATTAA
- a CDS encoding aminotransferase class I/II-fold pyridoxal phosphate-dependent enzyme yields the protein MTQTKWRSERLSLLGSSIFAEVAAWKLAALEQGLDIIDLGIGSPDQPPSPAVRQVLSEAALRSDMYAYPATKSGLPFRLHAAKWMKHRFNVELDAANEIVTLLGSQDGLAHLAMALCDPGDMALLPNPGYPIYAASLALAGVESVLMPLREENGYMPDLEAIADADWDRASFILLNYPNNPISAVADLAFFERLLAKASQHGVLVVHDLAYSEMGFDGCEPVSILEVPGAIDQAVEFHSLSKSFNMAGCRIGFLAGNQTAVGALRELKANIDYGVFDPIQEAGIAALEEAIVNPELPKAGKLYEQRRDLFIEALREEGWPIAKPKATMFIWAQLPPMQWSLEEPWTSRRISQEMLRQTGVVVVPGEAFGTEGEGFVRIALVESEERLVEAAKRIGSFIRGS from the coding sequence ATGACGCAAACGAAATGGAGGTCGGAGCGGCTGTCGCTGCTCGGCTCTTCAATTTTTGCCGAGGTTGCAGCATGGAAGCTGGCAGCACTGGAACAAGGGCTGGATATCATCGACCTTGGCATTGGAAGTCCAGATCAACCGCCGTCGCCGGCGGTTAGGCAGGTGCTGAGCGAGGCCGCATTGCGTTCGGATATGTATGCTTATCCCGCGACAAAAAGCGGATTGCCGTTCCGACTTCATGCTGCGAAATGGATGAAGCATCGCTTTAACGTAGAGCTGGACGCTGCAAACGAGATCGTTACATTGCTCGGCTCACAGGATGGCTTAGCACATCTGGCTATGGCGCTTTGTGACCCAGGCGATATGGCTTTGCTGCCGAATCCAGGATATCCTATTTATGCAGCCTCATTAGCGCTTGCAGGTGTGGAATCCGTGCTGATGCCGCTGCGAGAAGAAAACGGCTATATGCCCGACTTAGAGGCGATCGCAGATGCAGATTGGGATAGAGCTTCCTTTATTTTGCTCAATTATCCGAATAATCCGATTTCTGCTGTAGCAGATCTAGCATTTTTTGAAAGACTGCTGGCGAAGGCTAGTCAACATGGAGTATTAGTTGTCCATGATCTAGCTTATTCGGAAATGGGATTTGACGGCTGTGAGCCTGTCAGCATTCTCGAGGTGCCGGGGGCAATAGATCAAGCGGTTGAATTTCATTCGTTATCGAAGAGCTTCAACATGGCTGGCTGCCGAATCGGATTTTTGGCTGGCAATCAGACTGCAGTAGGTGCGCTGAGGGAGTTGAAGGCAAACATTGATTACGGCGTGTTTGATCCGATTCAGGAAGCGGGCATCGCAGCACTCGAAGAAGCAATCGTAAATCCGGAGCTTCCGAAGGCGGGCAAACTTTATGAGCAGCGGCGCGATTTGTTTATTGAAGCGCTTCGAGAGGAAGGCTGGCCTATTGCCAAGCCGAAAGCGACCATGTTCATTTGGGCACAGCTTCCTCCTATGCAGTGGTCGCTGGAGGAGCCTTGGACATCGAGACGAATTTCCCAGGAAATGCTGCGTCAAACCGGCGTAGTCGTTGTGCCCGGGGAAGCTTTCGGGACGGAAGGCGAGGGCTTTGTTCGAATTGCACTCGTAGAGAGCGAAGAGCGATTAGTAGAAGCAGCTAAGCGGATAGGCAGCTTCATTCGCGGATCATAA
- a CDS encoding RluA family pseudouridine synthase encodes MENIEQSYYRPLVAIVSEAEHGKQVRTVLERQLGVSRKLLSQVKLTEHGLLVNGIRSYTTAPVSAGDRIEVRMEREVSVDILPQPIAIQIVFEDEDLLIVNKPAGMVVHPTHGHYTGTLANGVVYHWQQQGERVRFRPVHRLDEETSGLVAIAKTSYVHQQLSEQMQANGFLKLYRAYVYGNPDPDKGTVDAPIDRNPDQPHIRIVTPQGYPSVTHYEQLLSFKSAAAGSTGAAVRLKLETGRTHQIRVHMQHIGCPLIGDKMYGPEDGGVEAWEAAVGRQALHAEILGFTHPITKQWVEWQAALPPELERLEEILNQ; translated from the coding sequence ATGGAGAATATAGAGCAAAGCTATTACCGCCCGTTAGTTGCCATCGTCAGTGAGGCTGAGCATGGGAAGCAGGTCCGAACCGTACTAGAGCGGCAGCTTGGCGTTTCGCGCAAGCTGCTCTCACAGGTGAAGCTGACGGAGCATGGGCTGCTTGTGAACGGTATTCGCTCCTATACGACAGCACCTGTATCCGCAGGCGATAGAATAGAGGTGCGAATGGAACGAGAGGTTTCAGTGGACATTTTGCCTCAGCCTATTGCTATTCAAATTGTTTTTGAGGATGAAGATCTCCTTATTGTTAACAAGCCGGCAGGGATGGTTGTTCATCCGACGCATGGTCATTACACGGGTACACTTGCTAATGGTGTCGTATATCATTGGCAGCAGCAGGGTGAGCGGGTACGTTTCAGGCCGGTTCATCGCTTGGATGAGGAAACCTCCGGCTTAGTTGCGATCGCGAAAACGTCCTACGTGCATCAGCAGCTGTCCGAGCAGATGCAGGCAAATGGTTTTTTAAAGCTATATCGCGCTTATGTATATGGCAATCCGGATCCAGACAAAGGGACAGTTGATGCGCCGATTGATCGCAATCCCGATCAACCGCATATTCGAATTGTAACCCCTCAGGGCTATCCATCAGTGACGCATTATGAGCAATTATTAAGCTTTAAATCGGCAGCTGCGGGCAGCACTGGGGCAGCGGTTCGTTTGAAGCTTGAGACGGGCCGCACCCATCAAATTCGAGTACATATGCAGCATATCGGCTGTCCGCTAATTGGCGATAAAATGTACGGCCCTGAGGATGGCGGGGTAGAGGCTTGGGAGGCGGCAGTCGGAAGACAAGCGCTGCATGCCGAAATTCTTGGCTTTACTCACCCGATTACAAAGCAATGGGTAGAGTGGCAGGCAGCCCTGCCGCCTGAGCTCGAACGGCTAGAAGAAATACTCAATCAATGA
- a CDS encoding aminotransferase class I/II-fold pyridoxal phosphate-dependent enzyme — protein MIKDEQIQPSTPVQRQSMADYLSPLVRGIKPSGIRRFFDLVSTRKDVITLGVGEPDFVTPWHVREAAVYALETGKTQYTSNAGMPELREAIGQYLNDQFSVAYNPADEILVTVGGSEAIDLALRAFIAPGDEILIPEPCYISYSPITELTGGKPVGIETFAQDGFKLKAESIQAVITPRSKLLVLSYPSNPTGAIMTYEDWLPITKLVEENDLIVISDEIYAELTYDSKHVSFAAMPGMKDRTILVSGFSKAFAMTGWRMGYACGHPELIAAMLKIHQFTVMCAPIMAQYGALEALQHGLEEKDRMVEAYNQRRRLVVKGFREIGLDCHAPEGAFYAFPSITSTGLTSEEFAQRLLEEANVAAVPGDVFGLGGEGHLRCSYATSVTNLTEALDRIGGFVHRLKQQG, from the coding sequence ATGATTAAAGACGAACAGATACAACCCTCCACACCTGTGCAGCGCCAATCGATGGCTGATTATTTGTCGCCGCTTGTACGGGGCATTAAACCGTCGGGAATCCGTCGGTTTTTTGATTTGGTCAGTACACGCAAGGATGTCATTACGCTTGGAGTAGGCGAGCCCGACTTTGTCACGCCGTGGCATGTGAGGGAAGCTGCAGTCTATGCTTTGGAAACGGGCAAAACTCAGTATACGTCCAATGCAGGCATGCCAGAGCTGCGCGAGGCGATCGGTCAATATTTGAATGATCAGTTTTCGGTAGCATACAATCCTGCAGATGAAATTTTAGTAACGGTAGGCGGGAGCGAGGCCATTGATCTTGCGCTGCGGGCTTTTATTGCACCGGGAGATGAGATATTAATTCCGGAGCCTTGTTATATTTCTTATTCACCCATTACAGAACTTACTGGCGGCAAGCCTGTAGGGATCGAAACCTTTGCCCAGGATGGCTTTAAGCTGAAGGCGGAGTCCATTCAAGCCGTGATTACGCCGAGGTCCAAACTGCTTGTTCTTAGCTATCCAAGCAATCCAACTGGCGCGATCATGACGTATGAGGACTGGCTGCCGATAACGAAGCTTGTAGAAGAGAATGATCTGATCGTCATTTCTGATGAAATCTATGCGGAGCTGACATACGATTCGAAGCATGTTAGCTTTGCAGCTATGCCTGGCATGAAGGATCGCACGATTCTGGTGAGCGGCTTCTCGAAAGCTTTTGCAATGACAGGCTGGCGGATGGGCTACGCCTGCGGTCATCCCGAGCTTATTGCAGCTATGCTGAAGATTCATCAATTTACAGTGATGTGCGCGCCTATTATGGCTCAATACGGAGCCTTGGAGGCACTTCAGCATGGCTTGGAGGAAAAGGATCGGATGGTAGAGGCTTATAACCAAAGGCGTCGCCTTGTTGTGAAGGGATTCCGGGAAATTGGTCTCGATTGCCATGCGCCGGAAGGAGCCTTCTATGCTTTCCCATCCATAACCTCTACCGGCCTTACAAGCGAGGAGTTCGCGCAGCGGCTGCTTGAGGAAGCGAATGTTGCGGCTGTGCCTGGTGATGTATTTGGACTTGGCGGCGAAGGTCATCTGCGCTGTTCCTATGCAACCTCTGTGACGAATCTGACGGAGGCGCTGGATCGAATTGGCGGTTTCGTTCATCGTTTGAAGCAGCAGGGGTAA
- a CDS encoding 5'-3' exonuclease H3TH domain-containing protein, whose protein sequence is MSEQRLLLVDGMAILFRAYFATSFGGSIRKTSLGVPVNAVHGFVRYFMDAINTFNPTHVACCWDMGSTTFRTEQYVGYKSNRPAAPEDLIPQFDLVKDVVASFGVPNIGIVGYEADDCIGTLAAALKDQAQIFVVTGDHDMLQLVDERVSVAIMKKGIGNYMVYTPETLMEERQLTASQIIDIKGLMGDTADNYPGVKGIGEKTAHKLIQEHGTIEALLANLDAVSKTIRAKIEADLEMLHLSRDLATIRCDVPVSAALEGCCWAYDRDTVTEKFVELEFNSLLKLIG, encoded by the coding sequence ATGAGTGAACAACGATTGCTTTTGGTTGATGGCATGGCTATATTATTTCGGGCTTATTTTGCAACGTCATTCGGAGGCAGCATTCGTAAAACGAGCTTGGGTGTTCCAGTAAACGCGGTGCATGGTTTTGTGCGTTATTTCATGGACGCTATTAACACGTTTAATCCAACCCATGTTGCCTGCTGCTGGGATATGGGCAGTACGACATTTCGTACGGAGCAATATGTCGGTTACAAATCAAACCGACCGGCTGCGCCTGAGGATTTGATTCCGCAGTTTGACCTTGTGAAGGATGTTGTCGCCAGCTTTGGCGTACCGAATATTGGCATTGTAGGCTATGAAGCAGATGACTGCATCGGAACGCTGGCAGCTGCTCTTAAGGACCAAGCGCAAATATTTGTCGTGACAGGCGATCATGATATGCTGCAGCTGGTGGATGAGCGTGTCTCCGTTGCGATAATGAAAAAGGGAATCGGGAATTACATGGTATACACTCCCGAGACGTTAATGGAAGAACGTCAGCTTACTGCTAGTCAAATTATAGATATTAAAGGTCTTATGGGCGACACAGCTGATAATTATCCAGGTGTGAAGGGAATTGGCGAGAAAACAGCGCATAAGCTAATTCAGGAGCATGGTACCATAGAAGCTTTGCTTGCTAATTTGGATGCGGTATCTAAGACTATTCGGGCAAAAATCGAAGCGGATCTGGAGATGCTCCATCTATCTCGTGATTTAGCAACGATTCGCTGTGATGTGCCCGTTTCTGCTGCACTTGAGGGCTGTTGCTGGGCTTACGATCGCGATACGGTAACTGAAAAATTTGTAGAGCTGGAATTTAACAGCCTGCTTAAACTTATTGGATAA
- a CDS encoding cob(I)yrinic acid a,c-diamide adenosyltransferase: protein MKLYTRTGDSGQTSLIGGRVRKDDARVEAYGTIDELNCFVGQAAAEAAKHAELAEMADWLVDIQQELFDCGSDLAYAAQGAPLKINALPAARLEGWIDQYSAEAPEITRFILPGGSSISALLHVCRTVCRRAERRVVTLAAEHPINTEVQAYLNRLSDFFFAAARAANAKLNVPDTEYIRSAEVFRKPKK, encoded by the coding sequence ATGAAATTATATACGAGAACTGGGGATAGCGGGCAAACATCCTTAATTGGCGGACGTGTACGGAAGGATGATGCACGAGTTGAGGCCTATGGTACGATTGATGAATTAAATTGCTTTGTCGGGCAGGCCGCTGCGGAAGCAGCTAAGCATGCTGAGCTTGCTGAAATGGCAGACTGGTTAGTTGATATTCAACAGGAGCTGTTTGATTGCGGCTCGGATCTTGCTTACGCCGCTCAGGGAGCCCCGCTAAAAATTAATGCGCTGCCGGCTGCTCGTTTAGAGGGCTGGATTGATCAATATAGTGCGGAGGCACCGGAGATTACTAGATTTATTTTGCCTGGAGGAAGCTCTATATCGGCATTGCTGCATGTATGCAGAACGGTATGCCGCCGTGCGGAGCGCCGGGTAGTCACGCTTGCTGCCGAGCATCCGATCAATACAGAGGTGCAAGCGTACTTAAATCGTTTGTCTGACTTTTTCTTCGCAGCGGCGAGAGCAGCCAATGCGAAGCTGAATGTACCGGATACTGAATATATTCGAAGCGCAGAAGTGTTTCGCAAACCAAAAAAATAA
- a CDS encoding Wzz/FepE/Etk N-terminal domain-containing protein: protein MEGSRGEELQTIRSEKESRMVKEINLKALYVTIRKRVWMVLLITISLTILAGLYNSRPETPMYSSSARVIIATTADMMGTVRVLFREPIVMNEVIEALQLNRSAAQLRSQFRVDSVDGTLVTVISVVDSDSKLAADIVNTAVDAYKKAAAQILGITNIQVLTTAQENPNSINEKSNTIVFVGFILGLILSLAFIFLLDSLDDSIKSDRQIEDVLGLTVLGDVSQMKKKDYARHLKKQKSILVRGETIGS from the coding sequence ATGGAAGGTTCACGAGGGGAAGAGCTGCAGACGATACGCAGCGAAAAGGAAAGCAGGATGGTCAAAGAAATAAATCTTAAGGCTTTGTATGTAACGATTCGCAAACGTGTATGGATGGTTTTACTGATTACGATATCTTTAACCATTCTCGCAGGCTTGTACAATTCCAGACCTGAAACACCAATGTATTCTTCATCTGCACGAGTGATCATTGCAACTACCGCAGATATGATGGGAACGGTAAGAGTACTGTTTCGAGAGCCGATCGTGATGAATGAAGTCATCGAGGCTTTGCAGCTTAATCGATCTGCTGCACAGCTCAGAAGCCAGTTTAGGGTAGATAGTGTGGATGGCACATTAGTAACAGTCATATCTGTGGTAGATAGCGATTCAAAGCTTGCGGCTGATATCGTGAACACTGCTGTTGACGCCTATAAAAAGGCGGCAGCCCAAATTCTGGGCATTACGAATATTCAGGTTTTAACAACTGCACAAGAAAATCCTAACTCTATTAATGAAAAAAGCAATACTATTGTTTTCGTAGGCTTCATACTAGGACTTATTTTGAGCTTAGCTTTCATATTTCTGTTGGATTCTCTCGATGATTCGATCAAATCAGATCGTCAGATTGAGGATGTACTTGGTTTAACGGTGCTTGGCGATGTGTCTCAAATGAAGAAAAAAGATTATGCGAGACATTTAAAGAAACAAAAGAGCATTTTAGTGCGGGGTGAGACCATTGGTTCATGA
- a CDS encoding CpsD/CapB family tyrosine-protein kinase, translating into MNKSLLAYIHPHGDISEQYRTIRNNIHYAANGSKVRSLLVTSPSEGEGKSTTTVNLAVCMAQRGDRVLIIDVNFRNPIINKIFNVQTSPGLSNILGQQLEIREAIYNTEIEGLDILPSGQRLYNSTELLDSPLMDDVMAFAYEKYDMVLLDCPQVLGVPDTNALASKCDGVLLLLKSGKTQQEHAVEAKRTLLFAKANILGVILNKKSV; encoded by the coding sequence GTGAATAAAAGCTTGCTAGCGTATATTCATCCTCATGGTGATATTTCAGAGCAATATCGGACAATTCGCAACAATATTCATTATGCCGCAAATGGCAGCAAGGTCCGCTCATTGCTCGTTACATCGCCCTCTGAGGGAGAAGGCAAATCGACGACAACCGTTAATCTGGCAGTTTGTATGGCGCAGCGCGGGGATCGTGTACTCATTATCGATGTCAATTTTAGAAATCCAATTATAAATAAAATTTTCAATGTACAAACCTCGCCAGGACTGTCGAATATACTTGGCCAGCAGCTTGAAATTCGCGAGGCCATTTATAATACGGAGATCGAAGGTTTGGATATTTTGCCGAGCGGACAGCGGCTTTATAATTCGACAGAGCTGCTGGATTCACCACTGATGGACGATGTTATGGCATTTGCTTACGAGAAATATGATATGGTCCTGCTTGATTGCCCGCAGGTGCTTGGTGTGCCCGACACAAACGCGCTTGCCAGCAAATGCGATGGCGTGCTACTGCTGCTTAAAAGTGGAAAGACGCAGCAAGAGCATGCTGTAGAAGCAAAACGCACCTTGCTGTTTGCCAAAGCCAATATTTTGGGCGTCATACTTAATAAGAAAAGCGTTTGA